The genomic segment TATGAGCGGAGTCGTTTGTTAGGGCGCTGAAATCcatttgtgtccctgctggcagccatgttttcaaccGCGGTCAGCAAAAACGACGTCTCCGTTCCTCATTTGGAATTATGCCTCCATGTGGTTTGATAAGTGGCGATGCTGACTTGTTGCCGGTTCACTCTGCCCCCCCCGCAGGTACCCCCACTGCCTGCACATGCTGGAACTGCTGCAGTACGAGCACTTCAGGAAGGAGCTAGTGAACGCCCAGTGCGCCAAGTTCATCGAcgagcagcagctgcttcacTGGCAGCACTACTCCAGGAAACGCACGCGGCTGCAGCAGGCGCTcgccgagcagcagcagcaggcgcaGCAGCCGCCGCACGGCAACGCCGCCGCCAAGTGACGCTGCCGCCAGCCATTTCATTTGGGTTTTGTACATAAAGGATATGTTTGTGTGAGGGCGGGAC from the Solea solea chromosome 4, fSolSol10.1, whole genome shotgun sequence genome contains:
- the med31 gene encoding mediator of RNA polymerase II transcription subunit 31; the protein is METEEQARNRFQAELEFIQCLANPNYLNFLAQRGFLRERTFINYLKYLLYWKEPEYAKFLKYPHCLHMLELLQYEHFRKELVNAQCAKFIDEQQLLHWQHYSRKRTRLQQALAEQQQQAQQPPHGNAAAK